GCCGCGTTCCCCGCGTGGCGCGCCACGCCGGCGCCGGCGCGGGCTCGATACCTCTTCAAGCTGAAGGCCCTCCTCGACGAGCACTTCGACGAAATCTCCTCGATCGTCACCCAGGAGAACGGCAAGACGCTCGACGAGTCGCGCGGCTCGGTGAAGCGCGGCATCGAGAACGTCGAGCACGCCTGCGGCATCCCGACGCTGATGATGGGGCA
Above is a window of Gemmatimonadales bacterium DNA encoding:
- a CDS encoding aldehyde dehydrogenase family protein, with translation MTVTTQPHRGGVFSSAARKLDVPIPNYIGGAWVQAGATESLALTNPATGEALGRVPRATAKAVDDAVAAAPAAFPAWRATPAPARARYLFKLKALLDEHFDEISSIVTQENGKTLDESRGSVKRGIENVEHACGIPTLMMG